TCGTGAAGGCCTTCTTTGCAcgaagatttttcttttaaaaaaaaaggccttcataacctagtctgttttttttttaaaatatatattctggcaaggggaaataataaaaaaatatgagaaaagtaAAAAGTGGTGTCTAAcccaaatacattaaaaaaataaaacatacttGGGAGTAGCTTTATGATCAGCTTCAGTTCTTGCTCAAAGCCAACCTCCAAGATTCGATCAGCTTCGTCAATAATCAAACACTGCAAGTTCTTGAACATAAAGCCAGGTGTGTTCTGCGGATATTGAAAACATCATTAGGTTTAAGGAATTATAACTATAATGCTTATATGCTAATTTATCCCGAAAGACAGACACGACGATTTAATAAACATGGGGATCGCTGTCCCCCTCAGCAGTCATGTCGAAGAAAATTGTGACTTACCATTCTCTTAAATTGTCTTATCATCCATGCCTTAGCCCTAAATTATTCTTCAATAGTGGCATCAATTTAGAATATACCCATGAATAACTGGTCTTCACATAAACAGTCTTGGGAAtggtgtcacaaaaaaaaaaaaaaaaaaagcgaactGATTTTGAACAGCAACAAAAGATGGAAACGTGTGGCCaaaggtgtaaaaaaaatgatttggcaACATTATACTGCATGATTGAATATTATTAtcgacaaagaaaaaaatcggTCTGAATCAATCATAATACGTGCGTATTTTTGGGAGTCATTAACAATACCTGGAGATGATCCAGCAAACGGCCTGGTGTTGCCACCAGGATATTGACACCATTTGCCAGCTTTTTGGCCTCTGCTGATCTGTTACTGCCTCCCATTATGAGGCCATACGTGTGCACGTGGTGCTTCAACAGTTCTTTTATCACACCGTACGTCTGCATTGCCAACTCGCGAGTTGGTGAAAGAACCAATACACCAGTGCCTGAGACACAGAGGGCACATCAAAACTACTGACTAAGATGGAAAGACACAAGTACACACAGGATGGGAAATCCTTATAAATGTGCAATATTCCAACTTGTAGTGCTTACCATTTCTGGGCATAAACTTGAGTTTGTAGAGGAGttctatggatgggattaggAAAGCCAGGGTTTTACCACTTCCCGTTTTAGCAGCAGCAAGGACATCTCTTCAAAAAGAACAAATCAAAGAAATAttgtttcaatttttaaaacttATTGAGAAAGGGTGGCGAACATAGGCCTCTCAAGCCGCATGTGACtcccggccaaaatgaatgctTCTTATCATGTTTTCTTTATACAGTGGCTTtttgcctcgtttcatgtttctcttactTTTATTCCCTCTTAAAACATACTCAAtttcatcagggcccattaaaaaagaaatagggGGAAGAAAGTGTTATGGTGAATAATGTGATTTAAATTGTGGGTGTGTTTTTGGCAGGTCACTGCGTAGCGAGTCTCTGACTCAGTTTAAAAATTTTGCTCAGTATttaacttgttcgccacccctgttaTAGAGTATCTGGGCAGACAAATAAAGATGACAAATTTCACTTGTATAATCAATTTGGCAACGAATGAACACTTGATTAATGGTTGCCCACCTTCCTTCCAGCAAAGGTCGAATGCTTTTGTGCTGAATCTCAGTCATGTGTTCAAAGCCCATCTCCTGCACTCCTTTCAAGGTGCTTTCACTCACCATTTCAGCAAGAGAAGCAAAAGATGTGTCCTCAAACGCTCCTGAAATAAAATAGTTTAGaattttaaattccatttcaaTTGTCGTATTTGCACAGCTATAAGGCTCACCGACTTAAAAGGCAGTTTCAGTTGTGCGTGCAATTTCTGTATTTAACCCATACCAAGGATGTTTGACTTAATGTGCGCAACATaggtatgtatgtttgtatgtatgtacgtatgtatgtatacgtatgcaTGTACGTCAAAACTCGACATGCTGAATAGAATGccattaaaaagtataatgagttttaaagcttcaccatgaagtgcacaaataaataatcaataattaagtgataaataaataagtagtcaacatgaataagtggtcacaaaAATAggcaccgtattttcacacctataaaacggACCGCATGATAGGGCGCAGTCTCAGttgcgggtatattttctgttttttgtaaaTCCATAGGGCGCCTGGTCGGAAAAGGCGCTAGCATGGCACTAGGCTAGCGTTTGTTATGCTAGCTGGAAGCGTgtgttaaataaaaatgtgaaaatccacaccgatactcgtaagcggaagccactcttgctactaggactcagcactgaagcaacaacaaaaaaaaggtattttcacgactatacggcgcatggTATTTTTAGCTGCAATGTCAGtaatgagtgctatttctgtattttaaatacacaaaggacgcaccgttttttaggcgcagccaggcatggcaaaaataCACCAATTTAAACATGCATGCTACACCCTCgggctaaaaacacatttttaaaaaggcaacggaagcaaaactgagccTGGTTGTACTTTAtctagccattttacaatgtactcacatcgtcatcacccacaaattcaccaaagtcctaattttctgtgtccgaattgaacaattctccaaatgagtcatcaaaAACGTCGAGTTTTATACGTTCGTCCAGGTGGCCACAATCAGTTCGCAAATAGCAGCTAgttagtagctagcgtaactattccaaAGCTGTCTGCCATGGTTCTCaactgtgttgatgccgatcgccaggccacaatccattcggaaatagtagctagctagtagctagcgtaactattccaaggctgtcagccaggccacaatccattgggtgtacagtgttcccccgctacttcgcggttcagctatcgcagactcagagcttcgcagatttttttggggaaaaaataaaataaaaataatacaaatataacattgaaacaacatattttactgttttttgttataacatgatttTCACCGCAATAACcgcaataagcgagggaacactgtattgacaaaaaacttattacttatatatttacttatatatcccagcagtcactgcgcagtactttatctatgggaaaatagtagagtcgggggctgcttgccgtagttgtcctatcgactgatttattttattttatcgtgataacaatacATGTAACGACACAAAAACATGTACTTGCAGTCGGTCTGGTCAGAGAAATCAGTGGTGAAACCTCAACTGTAAGACAACCACAAGAGTCTATGTGCGCCTTGATTGACACTCATTTCATGATGGAAGCATTGAAATGGCAACACAAAAGGCAACATACAATTATTTGTCGAAACCCGAACAATGTGAAATTGATTAGCTTGGTTTCTATTTTGTGCATATAAAAGATCAAATGTAAAATTCCCAAATCCAATCTGTTAGTTTTAAACACTAATAATACAAAATCATCACTCGTCTTGTTTTCAAAAAGCTTGAAATGGGACAAGATTTAGCTTGTCCTTTACCCCAGTCAGACTAAGtggtaccaaaaaaaatggataaatggaAAATCATAATTACCCGTCAAACCAGATGGTAGCTCAggttcatcctcctcctcctccaggtcCTCCACTGGTTTGACAGCATCACCTGCATCCTCCTCATTTAATTCGTGTTGAGTTTTGGACTTTTTCTCAGCTATGATTAGGTTGGTAACATCCATTACAATGATGACAATCAGTGGACACAATGTAAATTACATCTTCAGATTTGTGTTACCTGGTGATTCTATAGCTGGAGggacttttctttttgttttcttttgttttgcagtgCTTCCTTGCACACCAGTTGGAGTGGCAAGTGACCCGTCTTCCTGCTTCTGGTCCCCAACGACTTCTATTTCATCTTCTGATGCTGCTTGGGAGCCGTTCTCTAGCACAACAGTTGCTTTCActgtaaaaaatattgaattaatcATAATAGGACATTTTTGACAAATtggtggtacctcgacatacgtgaaccccgacatacgagcaattcgaaaTAGGAGTAaattttcgagcaaataattatctctagatgcAAGAAAGCAatggtggccaagacatgaggctgtttatgattttagcacactgtcttttttgccgcatctctttcgtgtataacagaaaCCTACGAGGACAGGACGGAGCATTgcgtttttttcagtgtttttttccgtcactcagcgcgaatggcggAGGGATCGCTGTTACGAGTAGTATATATTACTTAATTAGTGTCTATGTGTctgtatctctatctctctatctcgatatagatataggtataggtatatgtatatatgtatgtatgtatatatgtatgtatgtatatatgtatgtatatatgtatgtatatatgtatatgtgtatgtgtgtatatatatatatatatatatatatatatatatatatatatatatatatatatatatatatatatatatatatatatatatatatatatatatatatatatatatatatatatatatatatatatatatatatatatatatatatatatatatatatatatatatatatatgtatgtatatatatatatatatatatttatatatatatattggcaagtggtcgtgcattatcctattgtgaggacatttgggtgcatcattttcggaatattttgacgtgaatacaaaattagaattaaatttagtgtaaagttagattaaatttatttttgagtgtgtctgcatcgtaatccaagttaatttaaatttgtttaaattacacaaaaacatgtacTTGTAGTTGGTCTGGTCAGAGAAATCAGTGGTGAATCCTCTCAACTCTAAGACAACCACAAGAATCTATGTGCGCCTTAACTGACACCCATTTCATGATGGAAACATTGAAAGGGCAACACTTACAGgcaacatgcaatcatttgtCGAAAACCAAACCATGTAAAATTGATTAGCTTGGTTTCTATAGTGCATATAAAAGACCAAACCAGTGAATGAAACCAATCAGTCAAGTGGTCAGGCTCATGCAAAATTTTGAATATTGCGTTATGTTTTTAAGGTTTATAAATGAGAATTACAATCATtaaaggggagcaattggctgaggttgacctGCATGTCATATGAAGCTAAGCCTCATGTCAGGGCTcctcaaactattccacaaagggctacagtgggtgcatgttttcattccaacccataaagaggccaccttttcaccaatctggtgtcctacaagtgcaatgcGTGGATAGCAATCCGgtgtttcttgttttctgcagaaatcttgtTGGTTAAAGTGTCAGTGATGGGTCAGTAGGAACAGAAACTCGCAATCAAGACGGCGTAACGAGGAGAACCATGTCTATTTGGCCGCGACAAAAAGGAGTTTGAAATGCCTGTAATCGATAAATATCGACAAAGTACCATAACTCCCAGCAACATAAAAACAATTGAACACCATAATTTGGAGAATAAATGACAAAGTTTCACATTATAAACATAACTACTATATGTGCAAATTGTGAACTGAACTATGAATTACCTGGTTAAATAAATCGACTATGCTGTGGAAATATAAGAGCCAAGTCATTTTGCTGTATCGCGTAACATGTGTCGGGCCGTGTTGGCGATTAGATAATGGAGTGAAAATTCAATGGAGACAATGAACTTGGCTTACCAGATTCTTCCGCCTCTGCTTGCTTTTTGAGTAGTTTGCGTTCTTTGAATTTTTCgtttcttttttctattttcttacGTATAGACCTCATCTGTAAATCGGCCATGATGACCGAAAAATTACACGTGCCTGCTTACTATGCTAgcagaaataaaaagaagaccCACGGAAACAGTCTGACTTCGGACTAACCTCGGCATTGCctgaataaaaatatcaaagacCCTGCATGGTAACCGTGCATAATGCCTGATGATTCTAACCGTCCACGTGATAAACTGCCATGAACTAGTTTAGCTGGATTTAATTGTACAGtgaaatttaaaatggaaaaacttgATCGGGGGGTTGGtgttaaagatttaaaaaaaacacgtggTTAAACGGGTGAAATTCTGTGGGGAGAGACGTCTCAAAACATTCTCACAAATGCATCTGCGTTTAACACGTGTTTTCAGCCATTTaggagaatattttttaaacaaatcccCTCTTCATGTGacttttgtctaaaaatataaatgagcGTGTCCACCAGAGATCAACTAATATGGATTTTCCAGGACCAATACCAATTCTCAGTAGTCAGAGGAGGGTGATAACTGCTATTGCAGCTGATATTCATTTGTAGTAAAATGATTTATTCTTAACAAATTGATCTATactacagagctccgggtccccCATCCAAGTAATAAGCCCACTGAGCATTTCTATCCCattattaagtgattaaaaacgttctcacacacacagggcacaaataaaattctaaaatgtagtacaaagtggacggcttttggCCCTAGTAGAACAGGCTCTTGCTCTTTTCCTGTCTAtcattatgtttttgttttattattaataaaaatgaaaaaaaaacatgagaattGTATCGGTAGTCAAAGTTGGGGTCTTAATATAAATTCTTAACCAATCACAATAATTTCTTAAAACagttccattttttcccccacaacaACATGTTATGACAAATGGACAATATTATGAGCATTCTGTTAAAAAGTTGAACAACAGAGCTCCAAATAGACTTGCTGAAAAGTCAAATAACTGTAATTGCCTGATCTTCTGTCTTCACCATGAGTGGATCAATTTCTAATTTGATCTCTGAAGCCTGAATTAAAGAATGAGgaacatttccattcatttcaagTGTCTGACCAGCTTGGTTCCTGGAAATCCTCCTTGTGTGCTTTACAGGTCCTCTGttctttctcttcaaaaacCTTTGCAAGTACTTTTGAGGTTTGGAGGAGGTCGGCAGCTGTGTGTTCTCTTCTTGCTGTGCAGTGGGCAGTGGAATACGTCTCTGCATGTCCTCTTCCACTGCTTTACACACCAAGTCAGTGATATCTCTACGAAGTCGGATAATCACCATGTTGTCTTTAATCTGCCGCATATCTGACAACATGACATTCACAAACTGGCAAAGTACATCATGGTTTGGTAGATTTGCTGCTGCTAATTGATCAGAAACATCAGGCAAGTCTTCGGCGTTGTCAGGTTCAAAGCTAAAGGACATGGGCTCTGCAAGATGAGGCTGTGTCTTTTGGCAGCAGGAAGAAGGGAGTGAGATAGATGCCTCAGATGGAAATTCCTCATTTGGGTCTTCTCCAGCCTCCTCATCATCCAAAGGGCTTCCAAAAGTACTTGTACCTGTCTCATGATCATTACTCCCCTCAGTTTCAATCTCACCCTCATCATCTTCATGATCATCAGACTTATCTTCCTGTAATAAAGTGTTTGGAAAATTACAAAATGTGCAAGTTGGACTGATATTGTGATGCATTGATTTTTACATACGGGATAGCAATCGCCTCGTCTACGGACAATGTAAGGTCTCAGAAAATCCAATTTCTCTCTGAGCATCCTTTGCTGAAAAGTGTTGACCCTCTCTGGGTGCCATAACACCCTCCCATACTGAGTACGAAGAGATCTGGATCTTCTTACAACATCACTTACTAGAGGGAAGAAGAGAAAGAACACACATAAAAAACCACCATTGAATTAATCTGAAACAATAGGGAAAGAGAAATTTAGCAATGCCAAAAATGTAATAGACATTGGACAACTGTCCAATCTCATAACAGAATAAGGCTAAGGACATTTAAAACACAATATAAATAATGCTCTTTGTTAATCTTACGCCAAATCTACCTACATCCAACACGTATTAAACATGACATACCCCGTAACTCTAGTTACTAACATCCTACCAGATTTCCCGAGCATCACAGCGCACTCAGACCACAGCTTTGTTTTCATGTCCCTATCGTAGAAAGACTCCAGCGACGAATTAAACAAACATTCGTGTTTTTTCCAGAAATCTATTAAAACGTTATCCCTTTTGGCACCCCAGTGTGGTCCCCGAATCTGACCACGAAAATGTGACATATTTTCCAGTTATTTATTATGAAATTGCCTGCTTGCcacaaacgggaaaaaaaataccttcttcGTTAATCTGGCAATAAAATGTAAGAACAATAGTGTCACCTCCTGGTGAGGAGTGAGAACAACAGACAATCATTTAGTTAATAGGGAATCAATTTTCCTAAACCCCAAACGCGGTCTATTAGATTATGCATGGCAATTACAAATCGGAGTGTGGTTGGctgtcacatttttcactcttTTAGGAATACAGGTAGTGGATAATTATTAGGCAAATGGGTATTTTGACCACATTATCCTCTTTATGCACAGTCTTATTTCAaggacatgtttgttgttcaaaaataaaattaaacctAAAAATAACTTGCCTAAAATAATTCTGAACTTCATGTATCTTCTAatcaatgtcttaaaataattattaatttacaaCAATGTCAAATCTTAAGAtggattttaaatcatttttatttttgtaaattgttatattttataCTGAGGGCAACCCGGCGGGTGAGTGGTAatcgcgttggcctcacagtgtagacctgggttcaaatccaggtcggtccacccttgtggaatttgcatgttctactgTGTGAgatttcttcgggtactccgctttcctcccacattccacggacatgcatggtaggctgattggacactctgaatcataggtgtcaaagtggaggctcaggggccaaatctggcccaatgcatcattttgtgtggcccaggaaagtaaatcatgagtgccgactttctgttttaggatcaaattaaaatgaagagtatagatgtatattaaatttccagatttcccccttttaaatcaatgattgtaattttgtaatcatttttataaatttttagttcaaaaatcattttgtaaaatctagaaatgtaaaaaatattttctgttttccactattatatggaacaaaatgattaaaagagattgTATTTTACTAAGaataaatagctaaaataaacattgtgttagatctataaaaaactaaatattcagaactcttgatccagttcttttaatcaatttatttaaaaaaaaataaattttatatttaaaatggtccggcccacatcaaatcgagttgacgttaatgcggcccgcgatcCAATCCGAGTCTGGCACCCTTGCTCTaaatcagtgcttctcaaatagtggggcgcgcccccctggggggtggggggggggggtgcgatccctgggggggcgcgtgtaaccctggggaacaggattttatgtggccgtactagtataaagtgtaattgcgcatccactacagtagctggcagtggcgctctcatttatttttttatttcaggcattgatgcacttaaaatcttttctgttgc
Above is a window of Stigmatopora nigra isolate UIUO_SnigA chromosome 11, RoL_Snig_1.1, whole genome shotgun sequence DNA encoding:
- the LOC144204066 gene encoding uncharacterized protein LOC144204066 isoform X1, whose product is MSHFRGQIRGPHWGAKRDNVLIDFWKKHECLFNSSLESFYDRDMKTKLWSECAVMLGKSVSDVVRRSRSLRTQYGRVLWHPERVNTFQQRMLREKLDFLRPYIVRRRGDCYPEDKSDDHEDDEGEIETEGSNDHETGTSTFGSPLDDEEAGEDPNEEFPSEASISLPSSCCQKTQPHLAEPMSFSFEPDNAEDLPDVSDQLAAANLPNHDVLCQFVNVMLSDMRQIKDNMVIIRLRRDITDLVCKAVEEDMQRRIPLPTAQQEENTQLPTSSKPQKYLQRFLKRKNRGPVKHTRRISRNQAGQTLEMNGNVPHSLIQASEIKLEIDPLMVKTEDQAITVI
- the ddx18 gene encoding ATP-dependent RNA helicase DDX18, with product MADLQMRSIRKKIEKRNEKFKERKLLKKQAEAEESVKATVVLENGSQAASEDEIEVVGDQKQEDGSLATPTGVQGSTAKQKKTKRKVPPAIESPAEKKSKTQHELNEEDAGDAVKPVEDLEEEEDEPELPSGLTGAFEDTSFASLAEMVSESTLKGVQEMGFEHMTEIQHKSIRPLLEGRDVLAAAKTGSGKTLAFLIPSIELLYKLKFMPRNGTGVLVLSPTRELAMQTYGVIKELLKHHVHTYGLIMGGSNRSAEAKKLANGVNILVATPGRLLDHLQNTPGFMFKNLQCLIIDEADRILEVGFEQELKLIIKLLPKKRQTMLFSATQTRKVEDLARISLKKEPLYVGVDDNKDTATVDGLEQGYVVCQSEKRFLLLFTFLKKNRKKKLMVFFSSCMSVKFHYELLNYIDLPVMAIHGQQKQTKRTTTFFKFCNADAGILLCTDVAARGLDIPEVDWIVQYDPPDDPKEYIHRVGRTARGINGIGHALLILRPEELGFLRFLKQSKVPLSEFEFSWSKISDIQSQMEKLIEKNYFLHKSAQDAYKCYLRAYESHSLKQIFSVKTLDLTMVAMSFGFKVPPFVDLDLNSSKGSRLKKRGGGGGFGYQKSKNVNKSKIFRHVNKGRNDNRQFSH
- the LOC144204066 gene encoding uncharacterized protein LOC144204066 isoform X2, translating into MLREKLDFLRPYIVRRRGDCYPEDKSDDHEDDEGEIETEGSNDHETGTSTFGSPLDDEEAGEDPNEEFPSEASISLPSSCCQKTQPHLAEPMSFSFEPDNAEDLPDVSDQLAAANLPNHDVLCQFVNVMLSDMRQIKDNMVIIRLRRDITDLVCKAVEEDMQRRIPLPTAQQEENTQLPTSSKPQKYLQRFLKRKNRGPVKHTRRISRNQAGQTLEMNGNVPHSLIQASEIKLEIDPLMVKTEDQAITVI